A part of Thermodesulfobacteriota bacterium genomic DNA contains:
- the rpsL gene encoding 30S ribosomal protein S12, which yields MPTISQLVKDGRELLKKKSKAPALQNCPQRRGVCVRVYTTTPKKPNSALRKVARVRLTNGIEITGYIPGEGHSLQEHSVVLVRGGRVKDLPGVRYHIVRGTLDATGVENRRKSRSKYGAKKPK from the coding sequence ATGCCTACGATAAGTCAGTTAGTTAAAGACGGACGAGAGCTGCTAAAGAAAAAGAGTAAAGCCCCAGCATTACAAAATTGTCCTCAGAGGAGAGGTGTATGTGTCAGAGTGTATACGACCACCCCTAAAAAGCCTAACTCTGCTCTCAGAAAAGTTGCACGGGTTAGGCTCACCAACGGAATTGAAATAACTGGCTATATCCCAGGGGAAGGCCATTCTCTTCAAGAGCACTCGGTTGTACTGGTAAGAGGTGGCAGGGTGAAAGACCTTCCTGGTGTAAGATACCACATAGTAAGAGGCACCTTAGATGCTACCGGCGTCGAAAACAGGAGAAAGAGCCGCTCTAAGTACGGTGCCAAAAAGCCTAAGTAA
- the rpsG gene encoding 30S ribosomal protein S7: MPRKGSVTKRRTPVDPKYGDLTVAKFINAIMYDGKKSKAEKIFYNALNTVAEKTGKNPLEVFQAAMDNVKPMIEVRPRRVGGATYQVPMEVSTFRRQSLAVRWIIIAARGRQGKSMEEKLAAEILDAAQGRGGAIKKKEDTHKMAEANRAFAHYRW; the protein is encoded by the coding sequence ATGCCCAGAAAAGGTTCGGTTACAAAAAGGCGTACGCCTGTTGACCCTAAATACGGTGATTTAACAGTAGCGAAGTTTATAAATGCCATCATGTATGACGGTAAAAAGAGTAAAGCCGAGAAGATTTTCTACAACGCACTCAATACGGTGGCAGAAAAAACCGGGAAGAATCCACTCGAAGTGTTTCAGGCAGCCATGGACAACGTCAAACCGATGATCGAGGTCAGACCTCGCCGTGTGGGCGGCGCGACATACCAGGTCCCGATGGAGGTAAGCACTTTTAGACGCCAGTCCTTGGCCGTGCGTTGGATAATAATCGCGGCAAGGGGTAGACAGGGAAAATCGATGGAGGAGAAATTGGCTGCGGAAATTTTGGATGCTGCCCAGGGACGCGGGGGAGCTATAAAGAAAAAAGAGGATACCCATAAGATGGCCGAAGCCAACAGGGCTTTTGCTCATTACCGGTGGTAA